AGCATAGATGGCTCGTCGCATAAACTCATGCATGAAAGGTTCAGTAATTAATTCAATAAATGTGTTCATGGGCGTTGTTCCTGAATCAATGCCAGAGATTCTTTTCTGGCTCGTCTGCGAGAGGCCAACATGCCATGCTTAGGAGCAAAAAAGAATGCAAATAAGAAAATCACTGTTTGCATGGTGACAATGACTCCCCCAGTTGCACCATTGAGGAAATAACTCACATACGCACCAATACCACTTGTGAGTGAACCGATGGCGACGGCAATAATCAATAAATGTTTAAATCTATCTGTTAACAAATAAGCGGTTGCACCAGGTGTTACAACCATTGCGATAACCAAGATAGCGCCTACTGTCTGTAATGCAGCAACAGTGCAGGCACTTAATAAAGTGAAGAAAATGATTTTCAACCGTAGCGGTGATAAGCCAATAGAGCGAGCATGAGTTTCATCAAAAAAAACAACTAATAGATCTTTCCAAAGTACCATTAAGGTAATGAAGGAAACTGCAATAATGATTTCAACTTGTAAAACATCTTCATCAGCAATTCCCAGAATATTGCCTAAAATAATGGTTTGTACATTCACGGATGTAGGGTTTAAAGAAACGATCAATAATCCGACGGCAAAAAAAGTGGAGAATATAAAACCTATCACTGCATCTTCACGTAACCGAGTGATATGACGCACCAATGTCATTGATAATGCAGCGAGCATCCCTGTAAAAAAAGCACCACCAGCATAAGGTAAACCGAGAGCATATGCACCTGCCACACCGGGTACAACAGAGTGGGAGAGGGCATCACCCATCAGCGACCAACCTTTTAGCATCAGATAAGCAGATAAGAAAGCACAAACAGCCCCAACAATGGCACTTACCCACATGGCTTTCACCATGTAGTTGTAACTGAATGGTTGTAAAATCAGTTCCATCATGGTTGATTTTCCTTTTGTTTGGGGTTTTGCCGCGGTGGAATATGATGATTATGCCCGTAAAAGACGGCGGCACGTTCATCATCGGTGATGACTGTCAGCGAACGTGGATCATCATCTTTATGCAGTTCAGGTGCGGAAAGATTAATATGACGCAAGACGCCACCGAAGGTAATTTCGAGATTCTTTTGAGTAAACGTGTTTTCAGTTCGGCCACTTGCAAGCACTGTGCGGTTGATCAAAATAACGTGATCACAGAATTCAGGCACACTGCCAAGGTTATGCGTTGACACTAAGACCAAATGCCCTTCGTCACGTAAGTCACGAAGTAAGTCAATAATGGCATTTTCTGTTTTAACGTCCACTCCGGTAAAAGGTTCATCCAAGAGTAAAACTTTCCCTTCTTGAGCTAATGCGCGGGCTAAAAATGCCCGTTTTTTCTGACCACCGGAAAGTTCACCAATTTGCCTATCACGTAATTCTGCCAGTCCTACACGTTCAAGGGCTTTATTGACAATTTCATGATCACGCTTGCTAGGGCGGCGCAAAAAACCCATTTTTCCATAGCGTCCCATCATTACGACATCGGAGACCAGAACCGGAAAATTCCAATCTACATCCTCAGATTGAGGAACATATGCGATGATATTTTGTTTTAATGCAGTCTTGATAGGTTGATTGTTGAGGGATACTTTTCCTTGTGAAGGGGTTATTAATCCCATAATTGTTTTGAATAATGTGGACTTACCGCTGCCATTCATACCTACCAAAGCACAAATTGTGCCGCCGGTAATGTCAAAACTGGCATCATAGATAGCAGTATGCCCATTGTTGTAAGTGACAGTAGCGTTATCCACAATTAAATGAGGATGCTCAAATAACGGTTGGTGGTTTAACGATAAGCGCTTCATTGATTAAATCCTTTTGCAATAGTGTCTACAGTCGTGTTAAGTAGATCAATATAAGTTGGAACGGGTCCTTTTTGCGTGGAAAGGGAATCTACATAGAGTACTCCGCCGTAACGTGCGCCTGTTTCTTTACTGACTTGTCTTGCTGGTTTATCTGAAACAGTGCTTTCACTGAAAACAACTGGGATCTTGTTGGCCCTTACTGTGTCAATGACACGGCGAACCTGTTGTGGGGAACCTTGTTCCTCAGCATTAATTGGCCATAAGTAGACTTCTTTGAAACCATAGTCTTGTGTGAGATAGCTGAAAGCGCCTTCACTGGTTACCAGCCAGCGCTGTTCTTCAGGAATACGAGAAAGACGCTCTCTAAGAGGCGCATCCAATTGAGCTATTTTATCTGCATAAGCTTTGGCATTACGATTATAAATTTCGGTATTCTCAGGATCGTATTTGACAAAAGCTTTACGGATATTTTCGATATAGATCAGCGCATTCTTTGGTGACATCCAAGCATGAGGGTTAGGATTTTTATTGTAAGGACCTTCACGGATCGGTAAAGGCGTAATACCTTCGGTGATAACAGCAACAGGTATCTCTTGCATGTTTTCAAAGAAGCGTTCGAACCAGCGTTCTAAATTTAAGCCATTCCAAAGGATAAGGTCTGCACGCTGTGCTTTGATGATATCTTTGGGAGTGGGTTGATAATCATGGATTTCCGCACCAGGTTTAGTGATTGACTCGACAATTGCAGCGTCTCCTGCGACATTTTGAGCCATATCTTGAATAATAGTAAATGTTGTAACCACCCTGAATTTTTTATCTGCATGAGCTTGTTGGCTGAATAACACTGTTGTGAATAGAACAAGGATCAGATTGACTATTGCAAAAGCAGGGAAAGAACGTTTTTTATTCATTATGGTAAACCTTACTTGTTGTACATATAATTATTGATAATGATTATCAGTATCATTTATGTAAAGTCAAGGTGATAGAGAACGAAATTGATGATAAATGCGATAGGCACTCCTTAAATCTCTACTGATTGATATGGCAATGACATGTTTCATACGAATAAAAAACAACATATTATCTACTTGTCTACCGTTAACCATTGGCACTAAAGAAATTTATTTTGATAAACGATAGAAAAATATTTTTGGTTTACCAGTAAAATTATATATGCTTTATAGGGTTAATTTTATTTAGGGGAAGCAGCGTGAAATTAAAATTCCGCTACATTGCGGTGGCACTGTTATTGTCAGGATGTGCAAACCAGCAAGTATATCAATCAGACAGTAATAAACAAACAACAGCAAAACGCATGCTTGATGGCAATAAGGCTGCTTTTGGTACCCGTAAATTGACAAATAGGTTTAAATCCACCCCATTTGATGATTTTATTGCGCAAGCCGCAAAACGTTATAGTGTTGATGAAAATCTTATCAAGGCGATTATTCAAGTGGAATCGGATTTTCGCCCAGAGGTCGTTAGTAAATCGAATGCCGTTGGATTAATGCAGATTAAGGCGTCTACGGCTGGGCGAGATGCTTACCGAGTGAAAGGAAAATCAGGGCAACCAACCATGCGTGAATTGAAAGATCCTGCAACTAACATCGATCTTGGTACTGCCTATATCAGCATCTTGAAAAAACAGCATCTGGACGGTATCTCCAATCCAGAAACACTGTACTATGCAACGATAGTTGCCTATGTAAATGGTGCAGGGGCATTGTTGCGAACGTTTGATGCAAACCGGACTTTGGCAATTAATAAAATTAATAGAATGACACCGAATGAATTTTATCAATATATCCAGAATAACCATCCTGCGCCACAGGCTCCGCGTTATTTATGGAAAGTAAAAAATGCTTATCGTACTTTAGGTGTAACTTATTAATTGCAATCTGTAGGTTTGCATTAAAATGAACTTTGCAATCTACATTTTTTGCTTGTTGAGTAAAATTGAATAATTCATTGTCATTTTTAATAATGCTACTGTGCAAAACTGTTTTTATAAATCATAGATATTATAATTTTGCAATAAACTTTTTACAGGAACTATTGATTAGTGAATTTTGATTAAAACCGTTCATGATAATTGATGGTTATCAGTCGATAAAAAAAAGTAATTTGAATTAATTGGGTGGAAAGGGCATTTTATATGTCAAATAGCATTTGTTTTTTTATTCTTACCTATAACCCATTAAGGGTGTTTTATTATATTAAAGCTACTAGCAAGAAATTAATGCATGGCATGACTATAAATGATAGCAATATAGAATTACGAAAAAATTTTTTAACGATATTAATGTGTTACTGTAATATTTAGATGGGAAATTAAAAGTAATCATCTCTATAAGAGTTTTTTAGTAAATTAAAAATTAATTATGCTCTGAAATTATATATTAAAAACACTAAATTAAGGAGTGATGCATGAAAATTTTAGAAGATATAACGCTCTCCCTCCCTACATTTCCACAGGCACATGGAACCGATACCATTAATATACACGATCTGCGTATAACAAATACTGAATACATATTAATAGAGGTACCAAGATATAATGATGCTATGACTGGTGATGAAATAGAAGGATATCTTTTTTTAGGTGATGATCATAGTGTGGTTATAAAAAACAGACCATATTTTGTTAGCCCAAGTACGTTACATACATCCCCATATATATTACTATTTCCTGTGGATGAAATTTCTAAATATGGTGCTTATCAAGCTAAGTATAAGATAATAAGTCATGGTAATGAACGTGAGTCACCACCAACGAATATAAATCTTATATTTTTTGATTCATCTAGATTATCTGAATATAGTCCTAGTGTTCCAGAGGCCACAGGCAAACAAGGTACTTTGCTGACAAAAGATGACTATTATCGGTTAGATCAGTTGAAAGTCATTGTGCCGGTTTATGAAGGAATGGCTCCTGGACATACTGTCAGGGTTTTATGGAAAGGGCGTCGTAATGATATTACATATGAACCACCAGTTCAGACAGTAAATAAAGTCATGCCGATGACATTCTATATTCCTCGTCTGGAATTTATTGACACTATTGGTGATACAGCAACGTTGTACTTTGCAGTAGAAAGAACCCCTGGTAATGTTGTTGAGTATTCAGGAGAGTTACATCTTGAGATTGAAGGGCAAAAGCTTAATTTACCTGCGCCTCCAACTAAGTATCCTATTAAGGTATCACTTGGTGACGGTTCTACCGTTTTCAATGGTCAGTCTATTTATTTAGAAGTAACTATTAAAGCGGATCCATCAACACTGCGTGAAATATCTACAATTAAAATAGAAGATGCATCGAATTCTATTCATCAAATTATATATAAGCCATTTTATATTGTGAGTGTTGGTCAAGAAAACTATGGTAGTTCTATACTATTACTAACGGTAGATAGAAATAATTCTATTACAGATATTCCTTTTAAAGTTGTGGCTTATAAAATAGATGGAAAAAGCACGGTAAATAATGTTGACCCTTTACCTGTTTCATATAAAGTTAGTAAAAACCTTCCGCAAGAAATAATTACATTGAAAACTGATAATGAGTTTATAAGATTGCCAAAAACGGATAATCCGATAACTGGTAAATACTATAATATATATGAAGGAATAGTTAATGATATTAATAATAATCCGATAAAGAACACTCAGGTTATTATTTCAACGCGCCGAGATCAACTTTCTCCTGGATCTGAGATAATAAATATAACTCATGAGCCAAAAGTAGGTGATGTTAATCCCATTACTCCTATCACTCCTATAGGAAAAGGTGATCATAGATATTTCATCACTTTAAATAGTGATGAAAATGGTAAGATAAAATTTCGTGCATATCCTCAAAAAGGTAAACCAGCAAGAATTGATTTTTTAGCATCAATACAAAATTTAACAAGAGATACATATACAGCATCAATGTGTATTTTTCCTGATAACTCACAAAATCGTCAATTAGATAGTCCATTTATTAATGAAATAGAGGAGGGTGGGATACTTAAAAAACTACTTGGGAGAACTCATTTTAATGTAGAAATTAACCCATATGATGGTGCTTACGGAACAGATGTTCTTGCATTTTTTACTGAATATGATGGAACAGATAGAAAAACATTACTGTCCCCTACGTATAGAACTGGAGATATAGATAAATTAGAAGACACACCTTTTCCCTTCACATATGATCAATTAGAGCCGAATAAACTCGGTGGGTTATACTATATGGTGATATCCCAAGAAGGGGAAGCCAGATATTCCCAATCTTTTAATGTGAAATATGTTCAGGATGAAGATTCTCCTAGTGGAAATAAAAACGCAGTATATGATAAAGTTACTGTATATTCTACTTATGCAGATTTTCCCATCAAACCGAGTAATAGAAGTGGCACAGTTTCTGAATCATCTGCCGTAATTTTTGACCTAATAAGTCAAGGTCTTGTTTTCGGTGAAGGTAAGGATAATAGCAATAGTGCAGGATTATATGTATTGATAGAAGCGGCAGGTACTTCTACTATAAAAAATTTACCGCAGCCTAATCAGAATGGTAAAGTGAAGGTGAGTATAAAATCTTCCAAGGGTCTGGTATCTAAAGAGTATAATTTTGATTTAAATAATCTAAAGCAAGATGGTACGATTAAATATAAAATAGTTACTATTCCATTCTGTTTCCTTAAAGGAATACTGCCTATAGACGGTTATAATCCTTCAAGATTGTATATTGATTATTATATAATAACAGATCCAGTAACTGGAGAAAAAACACACAGCAAAACCTGGAAGGTTGATATTAACACTATGGATCCAAATGAATATGATGATGATGACTATTATGGGTGTTCATCTTAATTTATAGATAAAATTATACATTGATGTTTCCAGTATTATATATTCCAAGTCTATATTATGGCTTGGAATATCATCAAGAATAAATATTCAACTAATTCTAAGGCGAAAACTTTAATGCGTTAGATGTATTCTTAATACAGTACTCACTTCATGCAGTATCATGCATTAGTTAAATAGGCTATTTTTTACTGACATTAAATGTATTTGCATGTTTGTTAGTATGCCTAATTTGAGTTACATATCAGGTATCTTAAATGATGACAGGCATATATTAACTAAACTATTATGGATTCCAAGGTGAAAAATGAATATTGAAAACAATATAATAAAATTATCAGAATCTTGCTTACCAGGCAAGCTTTGTGTATCTATTCCTGATGGTTCAGATATTATTATTGGTCAATCTGTTTATCTAACAGCCTATTCAGTATTTTTTCTGCGCAACAACACGACGAGAAATGCCAGATTGACGAACTGAAGGCTGGTATTCAAATATCTCTCACAGTTCTTCCACAATCGTCGACATTTTTCCAGCCAACCAAATGAACGTTCGACAACCCATCGCTTGGGTATCACCTGGAAAGTATGCAATTCACTACGTTTGGCAATTTCGACAGTCGCGCCGAGTATATGATGCACGTTCTCAGCGAAGGTTTCTCCCGTATAACCGCCATCGGCTAAAACATTTTTCACCCAACTGAGTGACTTTTTGTGCCGCGTAAAAGCCTCCTGTGCCCCTTTTCTGTCCGTGACATTTGCCGTGGTGATGGTTATTGCGTGAGGTAAACCTTGAGTATCTACCGCGATATGGCGTTTGATGCCAGACACTTTTTTACCGGCATCATAGCCTTTCTCACGCGCTGTATCTGTGTTCTTAACGCTTTGTGCGTCGACGATCACAAACGTCGTGTTAGCGTTCCGACCAGAGTTGATACGGGCCTCGCCAACCCGATTTTTTTAATGCCTGCTCCAGCAGGCTAGGTTCTGTTTCTGACGGTTTCTCTTTCCAGAGTTTGAAATAGTAATACACGGTACTTTTGCTGGGGAAATCACTGGGGAGCATATCCCACTGACAACCGCTCTTGAGGATATACAGCAGGGCACAAAACACCTCATACACATCGACTTTCCGAGGACGCGTACGTTTTCGGCTGCTGAGCAACAAGGGTTCAATTTTTTGAAAGGCTTCTCGGCTGATATCACTCGGGTAGGTTTTTCTCATTCCAGCAGGTCACTTATATAGGCACTTATCTTATTTGGGCGGACAGAATACAGGAAAAACAATTACGTTCAAAAAAGATTCCGAATGTGCTCTAACAGTTACGCTTATGGCCGATCCAAAAGTGATTGAAGATATTCAGGATATTTCAATAACAAATGATCCAACGGTAGTTGAAGTAATACGCTATGTTAATTGGACACCCACAAAAGATAAAACTGGAGGAAGTGCGATATTTCTGTTGAGTGCTAATAGTAATGTTTTGCCAGAAAAATTAATAAATTAACGCGATGCTCGACTTTCGAGGTGAGTTGAAATGACATAGCCACTCCTTTATAACTTTAAGTCGCCAAACTGAGAGAAATAAAGGAACAAGGGCTATGTCACAGCAAGATTTTATCATTTGGGTGTTTTGTTGGGTAGACGATAATTTAACAGCGTTACAGCAAGGCACACGATTGAGGAGCCGGGGGATCCCACCTAAGTTGAGTGATGCGGAAGTCATCGCGATGGAAGTGATTGGTGAATTCTTAGGATTTTCAACAGATAAAGGCATTTGGACGTATTTTTGTACCCACTGGCGCGCATGGTTTCCGGGGTTAGGTTCACGCGCTAACTTTGCCAAACAAGCCTCTAATCTTTGGGTTGTCAAACAAAAACTGCAAGAAAAGCTGGCGAGATTATTGGGCGCGTTCGACAAGCCGGTACATATTATCGACGGATTTCCGCTGTCCGTCTGTGGATTCAAAAGAGCAAAAGGCAGTGCCAACTTTAAAGGACAAGCCGATTATGGGTACTGCGCCGCCAAAAACGAAACTTACTACGGCTTTAAAGGGCATCTTATGATAGATGAAACCGGCGTGGTAACGGGGTTTACGCTGACACCCGCCAATGTCAGTGAGCGTGAAGCAACCTGGGATGTAATCGGCCCGATAAAAGGCTATTTGCTGGGTGATAAAGGGTATTTAGGTACTGAATTTAAACAAGAAATGAAAAAAGAAGGCATTGAAATGATAACCCCGGTGCGTGCCAATATGGATGACCCTGTCCCCAGAGAGACGAGAAAGCGCATTAATGCCAGGCGACGTTTAATTGAAACCGTCATTGGCCAACTCGCCGGGCAATTTGCTATCGAAAAGTGCTGGGCACGGGACTTGTGGCACTTGAGTAATCGAATAGCCAGAAAACTGCTTTCTCACACGTTGGGTATTTTTGCCAATTTTAAACAAGGAAAAAATCAACGCGACTGGCTCCAACAAGCCAAGGTTATAGGGTGTTAAAGTCGAGCATCGCGTTAAATTATACCAATCGCTATTGAAGATGCTTGATTTCTTATCCAAACCAGATCATGCTTGCAACCATGAAAATTCATCTGACACCAGAACAAAAACACGCCCTTGAATTGATGCATGATACTACTCGCGACAGTCGAGTCTGTGATCGCATTAAGGCGGTGCTTTTGACCTCAGAAGGTTGGACTGCTCAGATGATTGCACAGGCCTTGCGTATTCATGAAAGTACGGTCAGCCGTCACCTGAAAGATTTTATCGCGCAGGAAAAGCTCACCCCAGAAAATGGCGGCTCTGAAAGCCATCTCTCTGCCGAACAAACCGCCGACCTGATTGATTATTTGACCGCCAATTTGATGCATGCCACAACCCAAATTGTGGCCTATGTCCAAGCCCGTTGGCAGGTTTCTTTCAGCGTGGGCGGAATGACAAAATGGCTTCACCGCCAAGGTTTCAGCTATAAAAAACCCAAGGGTGTTCCTCATAAATTCGATGCGCACAAACAGTAACAATTTATTGATGACTACAAGGCGCTGAAAGAGGAAGCGGGGCAGAATGAACCGATCCTATTTATTGATGCGGTGCATCCTTCACAGTCCACAAAGCTCAGCTATGGCTGGATGAAAGCAGGAAAAAATCAGGTAAAAGGGATCGAAACCACCGGCAGTCGTACCCGTCTCAATATTCTGGGCGCCCTGAATTTACAACGGATTGAAGACACCGTGATCCGTGAATATCCGCGCATCAATGCCGAAAATATCGCCTATTTCTTCGGTGCGCTCCGAGAAACTTACCCGCTTTCGCAAAAAATCCACCTCATTTTGGATGGAGCGGGTTACCATCGAGCCGAGTTGGTGAAAGATATTGCGTATGTCCTGAATATTGAATTGCATTACCTCCCACCTTACAGCCCAAACCTCAATCCGATAGAGCGATTGTGGAAGTATATGAATGAGCAAGTGCGTAACAATATCTATTTTCCGGATGCGAAGACCTTCCGTGAAACTCTTCGTCACTTTTTTCATGTCACTTTGCCAGAAAAAGCGAAAGAGCTCACGACTCGACTGACGGATAATTTTCAGATTTTAAAACCTGCATCTTCAAGTTAGATTGGTATATAGTGTTCATGCGATTTCAAATTCAGGTTTAGATGTACCAGAAGTGAAACTATTAAATATCACCTATACGGCAAAGAAATTCAGTCCTTATAAAACTATCTTACTTGAACATAATAAAAATTATTTGGTAACACCAACCATTGATAACAATATTGATGATCCCAATAGTGAATATATTTTGATTAGTTCGACAATTACTGGAGATGATGGTGAACCATTGAAAAATGTTGCCGTAACTATTTCTTCTCCACAACCCAAAAAATTAAGTCTAGTTAACCCGAATTCTGCTTAAGCCATCATTGGAACAGCGTCTTCTGAGTAGAAAACTTTCAGTGATGGTTTTTTCAATTTAAGGCAGTAAGCGATCAGTCCACCTAAAACGGTCAACATAAATCCTCTTATACTTCGGTGGCGAGAGTGCTCTATCTGAGAAATTAATTTTAATTGTCCATTAATCGTTTCAATGATAAAACGCTTTTTTAACATTATCTTATCCCACTCAGCTTGCATACGGGCTTTCATGTTACGCCGTTTTTTCGTGATGAAAGTGACACCGCTGTTGGCTAAATCGTCCGCCAATTCCTGACTCAGATAACCTTTATCGCCGTAAAGAGAACCCATTAATTCTGTGGTTAATTCGCGAACCGGTTCCCGATCATCCACATTACCGGCCGTGACTTTAAGCGCGAGAATTTCCCCCTGATGATTGACAACCAAGTGTAATTTGAAACCATAAAACCATCCCATTGAATTTTTTCCACGCTGTGCGATCCCCGCAAAGACCTTATGTCGAGGGATGCGAATGTTATGGCAGACACTCAAACTGGTGGAATCAATAAAAGCAATGCCTGTGGGTTTCCCTTTTAATTGAGTCAGATAGCTGCATAATGGCACCAAAACGGAAGGGGCAACGCTGATAAAACGGGTATAACTGAGTAAAGTGGCGAAGTCGCGGTGGTGGTATTGCCAAATATGTTTCAAATAAAAATTTTTAAAATCACGGTAATGCGACATATGAAAAAGGATCAAAATGGTCATGATTTCACTGGGATACATATGACCTTGTCGGCGGCGTAAACGATGCCCACTCTCAAGGCAAAATTGTTCCCATTGAGGAATGAAAAAACGGCAAAAATCATCGACATCACAGAAAATTTCAACTAACTTGTCCATAGCCTGTTCCCCCTCGGAGTTGTTTTCGGTGTGCACCAAAACTTTGCTCCTGGAACAGGCTTCTCGTCAATTTCTTATCCAGAATTCGGGTTAGTTATTTTTGCTACAGATGATAAATCATCTCAACCTATTGAACTTCAATCCTATAATAAGATTGATTTTATTATGGCTTTAGCCAGTTTAAGTCGCGTTAGCGTCTTAAACATAAAACCACCCGCTTTGCGGGTGGAGTTCAAAGGTTATACCAAGAAAAACACCTTTCCGTTACGATATAGATGTTCAAGCTAATACTCGTAACTCAAATAAGGAAAGGTGTTTATGGGCATTAAAGCACAAAGCTCAGCGCATACAAAGTGGCTGTGTAAATACCATATCGTCTTTTCGCCGAAATATAGACGGAAAGTGATTTTTAATAATATTCGTTCAAGTGTGGGAGAGATCCTCAGAGACCTTTGTAAGTATAAAGGTGTGGAAATAATCGAAGGTCATCTCATGCCAGATCATGTTCATATGTTGGTGAGTATTCCACCAAAGCTAAGCGTTTCAAGCTTTATGGGATATTTGAAGGGTAAAAGTTCGTTGATGATCTTTGATAGACACGCCAATTTAAAATATAAATTTGGCAACAGAAAGTTTTGGGCGGAAGGGTTCTATGTCAGTACGGTAGGGCTAAATGAAGCGACAATTCAAAAGTATATCAGAGAGCAAGAAAAGTCGGATTTAATCTCGGATAAATTGAGTAGGGTCTGTTGATGTTTTAAGGTCATAATTCATTCAGCCCACATGGGCAACCAGACAATGATAAACGCCAGAGCCAACATACTGGCGTAATTCCGTTCAAGCTTATCGTATCTTGTTGCTATTGCACGAAAATGTTTAACCCTAGCGAACGCATTCTCCACCAAATGACGATAACGATATAAACATTTATCAATCTGTTTATCCGATTTTCGGCTATTTTTCCGGTAGGGAATAATCGGCGTTGCTCCTTGCTGTTCAATATGATTTCTGAAAGCCTGACTGTCGTACCCTTTGTCAGCTATCACAAAGTCCGAAGGGGGCGATTGCTCGACTAAACTTTCAGCATGAACAATGTCATGCACTTGTCCCCCGGACAATTCAAAATGAACAGGCAAGCCATAACTATCGACGGCCAAATGAATTTTGGTTGAACGTCCACCACAACTTTTGCCAATCGCCTCATCATCATCTGAAGCCGCTCCGGCACTGTGCTGATGAGCACGGACGATACTCCCATCAATAAACAACCATTCCCTATCAGCAACCCCAGATAACCACTTGAAAATGAGCTGTAAAACCCCTTTCTTTGACCACGCATTGAAACGTTGAAAGACACTATTCCATTTGCCGAATTCTGGCGGTAAATCGCGCCAGGGAACGCTCGTTCTCATTCGGTAAAGAATGCCTTCAACGGTCAAACGGTGTTCAGGTTTGTGATAAATCCAACCCGCATGTTGCATTAACGCAGATAGCTTATTCCATTGGAGATCTGTTAACATAGTTCGCGGCATGATGGTGAGGTCTGGTTGTTTTTTGGCGAAAGTAATTATACCAAATCATCATGCTGTTTAATAATCCCTCACAAAACATCAACACGCCCTAGTAAAGAGCATGTAGACCCCTTCAAGGGGTAGGCCAAAGCAGCAAAGACACTTAGCTTGAACGAAGAGAAAGCAGCGTCATTTAGGCGCAGTCGGTAACAAGCCCTTAT
The sequence above is drawn from the Xenorhabdus ishibashii genome and encodes:
- a CDS encoding IS5 family transposase; translated protein: MPRTMLTDLQWNKLSALMQHAGWIYHKPEHRLTVEGILYRMRTSVPWRDLPPEFGKWNSVFQRFNAWSKKGVLQLIFKWLSGVADREWLFIDGSIVRAHQHSAGAASDDDEAIGKSCGGRSTKIHLAVDSYGLPVHFELSGGQVHDIVHAESLVEQSPPSDFVIADKGYDSQAFRNHIEQQGATPIIPYRKNSRKSDKQIDKCLYRYRHLVENAFARVKHFRAIATRYDKLERNYASMLALAFIIVWLPMWAE